A genomic window from Euleptes europaea isolate rEulEur1 chromosome 9, rEulEur1.hap1, whole genome shotgun sequence includes:
- the LOC130483035 gene encoding ferritin heavy chain A-like codes for MTSQVCQNFHPECEAAVNQLINLELCASYVYLSMASHFDRDDVALSHMAKFFREQSQEEREHAEKFLRYQNKRGGRIVLNDIKKPDQDEWGNSLEALQKALQLEKSVNQALLDMHKLATEKRDPHLCDFLESEYLEEQVKAIKRLGDHITNLKRLDVPQKGMGEYLFDKLTLGESS; via the exons ATGACGTCCCAGGTGTGCCAGAATTTCCATCCCGAGTGTGAAGCCGCTGTGAACCAGCTGATCAACTTGGAACTCTGTGCTAGCTATGTCTACCTCTCTATG GCCTCTCACTTTGACCGTGATGATGTCGCCTTGAGCCACATGGCCAAGTTCTTCAGGGAGCAGTCCCAGGAAGAGAGGGAGCATGCTGAGAAGTTCCTGAGATACCAGAACAAGCGAGGGGGTCGCATTGTGCTCAACGACATCAAG AAGCCTGACCAGGACGAGTGGGGCAACAGCTTGGAAGCCTTGCAGAAAGCTTTGCAGCTGGAGAAGAGCGTGAATCAAGCTCTTCTGGACATGCACAAGCTGGCAACAGAGAAGCGTGACCCCCAT CTGTGTGACTTCCTGGAGTCTGAATACCTGGAGGAGCAAGTCAAGGCCATCAAGAGGCTGGGAGACCACATCACCAACCTGAAGCGCCTGGACGTGCCCCAGAAAGGAATGGGGGAGTACCTGTTCGACAAGCTCACCTTGGGTGAGAGCAGCTGA